One genomic window of Gemmatimonadales bacterium includes the following:
- the mgtE gene encoding magnesium transporter — MTAPTDHLQSLVDLARAGNVDAFVRRAADLEAADLADVLAALDDAERLKVLEALPPELSGDALVEMPEGAHAGETLAALGPERAAEIVEELEDDDAADLLGELPRDTQERILAEVEHRAEVDRLLRYDEETAGGRMTTHVVTVRDVDTATQALDAIRRQAEDVEDFYQVFVVDRGQRLVGAVPLKDLVLSPPNRPVRDFMAPADIYVDPELDQEEVARIMARYNLESVPVVDHLGRLLGRITFDDVIDVVEAESTEDILRFGGVPAHEELEAGWNAAVRSRLPWLYVNLLTAFLAGGVVYVFQDTVRRTVSLAVWMPIIAGMGGNAGTQALAVTVRRLALGLIAPNAFVRVVGKEILVGLINGLANGLVVGVVAVLLHEGAILGVVVFLAMAGNLLVAGFAGAFIPILLERFGVDPAVASSIFVTTFTDVCGFLFLLGLAEWLLL; from the coding sequence GTGACCGCCCCGACCGACCATCTCCAATCCCTGGTAGACCTCGCGCGCGCCGGCAACGTCGACGCGTTCGTCCGGCGCGCCGCCGACCTCGAAGCCGCCGATCTGGCCGACGTCCTCGCCGCGCTCGATGACGCCGAGCGGCTCAAGGTGCTCGAGGCGCTGCCGCCCGAGCTGTCGGGGGACGCGCTGGTCGAGATGCCGGAAGGAGCCCACGCCGGCGAGACACTGGCCGCGCTCGGCCCCGAGCGCGCCGCCGAAATCGTCGAGGAGCTGGAGGACGACGATGCGGCCGACCTGCTCGGCGAACTGCCGCGCGACACGCAGGAGCGGATCCTCGCCGAGGTCGAGCATCGCGCCGAAGTAGATCGGCTGCTCCGCTACGACGAGGAGACGGCCGGCGGGCGGATGACGACGCACGTCGTCACCGTGCGCGATGTCGACACCGCAACCCAGGCGCTCGATGCCATCCGGCGCCAGGCCGAGGACGTCGAGGATTTCTACCAGGTGTTCGTGGTCGATCGCGGGCAGCGGCTGGTCGGCGCCGTGCCGCTCAAGGACCTGGTCCTGAGTCCGCCGAATCGTCCGGTCCGTGACTTCATGGCCCCGGCCGATATCTATGTGGACCCCGAGCTCGACCAGGAGGAAGTCGCTCGGATCATGGCGCGCTACAACCTCGAGAGCGTGCCGGTGGTCGATCATCTGGGCCGGCTGCTCGGCCGCATCACGTTCGACGACGTGATCGACGTGGTCGAAGCCGAGTCCACGGAGGACATCCTGCGATTCGGCGGCGTGCCGGCCCACGAGGAGCTGGAAGCGGGCTGGAATGCCGCGGTGCGGAGCCGGCTGCCGTGGCTTTACGTCAACCTGCTCACCGCCTTTCTCGCTGGCGGCGTGGTCTATGTTTTTCAGGACACGGTGCGACGCACCGTGTCGCTCGCCGTCTGGATGCCGATCATCGCGGGCATGGGCGGCAATGCCGGCACGCAGGCCCTCGCCGTCACCGTGCGGCGCCTCGCGCTCGGGCTCATCGCGCCGAATGCCTTCGTTCGGGTCGTGGGGAAGGAAATCCTGGTCGGGTTGATCAACGGGCTCGCCAACGGGCTCGTGGTCGGCGTCGTCGCGGTGTTGCTGCACGAAGGCGCCATCCTTGGCGTGGTGGTGTTCCTCGCGATGGCCGGCAACCTGCTGGTCGCAGGCTTTGCCGGCGCGTTCATCCCGATCCTGCTGGAGCGGTTCGGGGTGGACCCCGCAGTAGCGTCGTCGATCTTCGTCACGACGTTCACCGACGTCTGCGGATTTCTCTTTCTGCTTGGCCTCGCGGAGTGGCTGCTCCTCTGA
- a CDS encoding hemolysin family protein codes for MTWIAVLAGLVLAVFGAMAGGALIALSRSELTRMLTRRLRGATPQMASLGEIETYLTAASATTSLGVLLIGAAIPAMFAGSGAVRSLLLLVLVAVPFVLFSGYFVPRWLTQSLPGGVTGRLVPVLRHWSSVLRAVLPARAAARPHDLRSIWREGAAVGLGGDDELVMAGGVMAFTQRAVREVMTPRTDIVAIAEDAALGDIRLVFAHSGYSRIPVYRGTLDEIVGMLHAFDLFKLRPGDPLPVRPVAVSPASRSCGDLLLDMQRERRHLAVVLDEYGGTLGIATLEDLLEELVGEIFDEHDEEAQAPASAAAEVFEADGTTPASAIEERFEVVLPPGQATTIGGRLAELAGRIPTPGERFVLLGLEFDVVQASPMRIERILIRPGPAPVVPLARAVP; via the coding sequence ATGACCTGGATCGCCGTGCTCGCGGGCCTCGTGCTCGCCGTCTTCGGCGCCATGGCGGGCGGCGCGCTCATCGCGCTGAGCCGGAGCGAGCTCACGCGCATGCTCACGCGCCGGCTGCGCGGCGCCACGCCGCAGATGGCCTCGCTCGGCGAGATCGAGACCTATCTCACCGCGGCGTCGGCCACGACCTCGCTCGGCGTGCTGCTCATCGGGGCGGCGATCCCGGCGATGTTCGCGGGCTCTGGCGCGGTGCGCTCGCTCCTCCTGTTGGTGCTCGTGGCCGTCCCCTTCGTCCTTTTCAGCGGCTACTTCGTGCCGCGGTGGCTCACCCAGTCGCTTCCGGGCGGCGTCACCGGCCGCTTGGTGCCCGTGCTCCGGCACTGGAGCTCGGTGCTGCGCGCCGTGCTGCCGGCCCGCGCCGCCGCGCGCCCGCACGATCTGCGCTCGATCTGGCGCGAAGGTGCGGCGGTCGGTCTCGGGGGTGACGACGAGCTGGTCATGGCCGGCGGCGTCATGGCCTTCACCCAGCGCGCAGTGCGCGAGGTGATGACGCCGCGGACCGACATCGTGGCCATCGCGGAGGATGCCGCGCTGGGCGACATCCGGCTCGTGTTTGCGCACAGCGGGTACAGCCGGATCCCGGTTTACCGCGGCACGCTCGACGAGATCGTGGGCATGCTGCACGCCTTCGATCTCTTCAAGCTTCGCCCCGGCGATCCGCTTCCCGTGCGCCCCGTCGCGGTGTCGCCCGCCAGCCGGAGCTGCGGCGACCTGCTGCTCGACATGCAGCGCGAGCGCCGCCACCTCGCCGTCGTGCTCGACGAGTATGGCGGCACCCTCGGCATCGCGACGCTGGAGGATCTGCTCGAGGAGCTGGTCGGGGAGATCTTCGACGAGCACGACGAGGAGGCGCAGGCGCCCGCGAGTGCCGCGGCCGAGGTGTTCGAGGCCGATGGCACCACGCCGGCGTCGGCCATCGAAGAACGATTCGAGGTCGTGCTGCCGCCGGGCCAGGCCACCACCATCGGTGGCCGTCTGGCGGAGCTCGCCGGGCGCATCCCCACCCCCGGCGAGCGCTTCGTCCTCCTCGGCCTCGAGTTCGACGTGGTGCAGGCGTCGCCGATGCGCATCGAGCGCATCCTCATCCGGCCCGGCCCGGCCCCGGTGGTGCCGCTCGCCCGGGCCGTGCCGTGA
- a CDS encoding hemolysin family protein has protein sequence MIAMLRLFFGPLILTALTLWAAWLALAAEADADLPRSLSGQLETDVGPVALSRQLHVAHLALLVLAGAAAGATSAWWVWSPLPGFARLILAVLLVWILGDLLPRIVAAVAPDLAAPVRRAAPRTLGPFRPLLRAIAWADHRMRRPGRGVAQRDLGHAQRDMLLGVFSLADTTVSEVMTPRIDIIAVDASACRDEVVRTLQSSEHARLLVYERHPDAITGVIHAKDMLASLEDATTSWHALIRPATFVPEAKTLDHQLRDFQRGPSHIAVVVDEFGGTAGIVTLEDILEQIVGEIRDEYDTDEVAPIQELGEEQFRVQGGVALTELEAVLGHRFEREDVSTVGGLVLAEFGRVPRSGEMLERDGFQLMVEQVVRRRVKRITVRRAPLPAATGGNGA, from the coding sequence ATGATCGCGATGCTCCGGCTCTTCTTCGGGCCGCTCATCCTGACGGCGCTCACGCTCTGGGCCGCGTGGCTCGCGCTCGCCGCCGAGGCGGATGCCGACCTGCCGCGGTCGCTCAGCGGACAGCTCGAGACCGACGTGGGGCCGGTCGCGCTCTCGCGCCAGCTCCACGTCGCGCACCTCGCGCTCCTCGTGCTCGCGGGCGCCGCAGCCGGCGCCACGAGTGCGTGGTGGGTGTGGTCGCCGCTGCCGGGCTTCGCGCGGCTCATCCTCGCAGTGCTCCTCGTCTGGATCCTGGGCGACCTGCTGCCTCGCATCGTCGCCGCCGTGGCACCGGACCTCGCGGCGCCGGTGCGTCGCGCCGCGCCGCGGACGCTGGGTCCCTTCCGGCCGCTGCTGCGCGCGATCGCGTGGGCTGACCACCGCATGCGCAGGCCCGGGCGCGGCGTGGCGCAGCGCGACCTGGGCCATGCCCAGCGCGACATGCTGCTCGGCGTCTTTTCGCTCGCCGACACCACGGTGTCCGAGGTGATGACGCCCCGCATCGACATTATCGCGGTCGACGCGTCCGCCTGTCGTGACGAAGTGGTGCGGACGCTCCAGAGCAGCGAGCACGCGCGGCTCCTCGTGTACGAGAGACATCCGGACGCCATCACCGGAGTGATCCATGCCAAGGACATGCTCGCGAGCCTGGAGGACGCGACCACGTCGTGGCACGCTCTCATCCGGCCGGCCACGTTCGTGCCCGAGGCCAAGACGCTCGACCATCAATTGCGGGATTTCCAGCGCGGGCCGAGCCACATCGCGGTCGTGGTCGATGAATTCGGCGGCACCGCGGGCATCGTCACGCTGGAAGACATCCTGGAGCAGATCGTCGGCGAGATTCGCGACGAGTACGATACCGACGAGGTGGCGCCGATCCAGGAGCTGGGCGAGGAGCAGTTCCGCGTCCAGGGCGGCGTCGCGCTCACCGAGCTCGAGGCGGTGCTCGGCCACCGGTTCGAGCGGGAGGACGTGAGCACCGTCGGCGGGCTCGTGCTCGCCGAGTTCGGGCGGGTGCCGCGGAGCGGCGAAATGCTCGAGCGCGACGGCTTTCAACTGATGGTGGAGCAGGTGGTCCGCCGCCGGGTGAAGCGCATCACGGTGCGGCGCGCGCCGCTGCCGGCCGCCACGGGCGGGAACGGCGCATGA
- the ybeY gene encoding rRNA maturation RNase YbeY, whose protein sequence is MTVHGRRLPLPAGTVRRVVRAVLAGEGRRRSAPLATVSVTFLGPERMRRLNARYKGADRPTDVLAFTLRPPRGPAVADIYICAAVAAREARAHTVPLRQELVRLVVHGTLHVLGRDHPEGAGRTRSAMWRRQERYVEALA, encoded by the coding sequence GTGACGGTGCACGGGCGGCGGCTGCCGCTCCCGGCGGGCACCGTGCGCCGGGTGGTGCGGGCCGTACTCGCGGGCGAAGGCCGGCGCCGGAGCGCGCCGCTCGCGACGGTGTCGGTCACCTTTCTCGGCCCCGAGCGCATGCGGCGGCTCAACGCGCGCTACAAGGGTGCCGACCGGCCCACCGATGTGCTCGCGTTCACCCTGCGGCCGCCGCGCGGCCCCGCGGTGGCGGACATCTACATCTGCGCGGCGGTTGCGGCGCGCGAGGCCCGGGCGCACACCGTCCCCCTTCGCCAGGAGTTGGTGCGCCTCGTCGTCCACGGCACGCTTCACGTGCTGGGGCGCGATCATCCCGAAGGCGCCGGGCGCACGCGCTCGGCGATGTGGCGGCGGCAGGAGCGCTACGTGGAGGCGCTCGCATGA
- a CDS encoding HDIG domain-containing protein, whose protein sequence is MRDRRGVFAGWHVSEGGWRGAATYHVLRWLPLVGVAVLTYFVFPLPAHLAAPALRVGDVADQTITAPFYFIVPKSDGERALEGQARALAARPVYRFDGEAYDSVTAMVDTFFANLDLAAQDGENDVRKVVENAGTRLGPQEVTALLDRGRRRAAQAALASFFRGTLSEGVADAGVMRAEPSRFLALRRGEAERVVPRDSILTFPDLLARAEQPHPGVSDEVGRRTVRQLATAFYRPTIVPDPALTNLRREELRLSVDTVKYSVPAGERIVLAGRPVTEEARDKLLGLRDELHRRGEDAVVARTVLGGLLYNATVLAVFWLLILLYLPETYAQLREMVFFGVLFGLVVLLSGTLTHVFPWRPELLPIPFAAILITMLYNGRTAVVAAFTLAILLGGQWALRESNTVFFGMVGGVAAALGMRVVRRRRHLYVTIGVVAGAYTLAALTAGLIGSWNTGAIATTAITGSIVALSSASFALLMVPLAESATRITTDLTLLELSDLGRPLLQRLALEAPGTWAHSIAMANLCEAACNVIGANGLLARVGCYYHDIGKLRNPQYFVENQTPGNNPHDALSPEESASIIRDHVAYGSQLAEAAGLPKVVRAFIPEHHGTTEINYFLHRARRRSAGAAVDVRDFRYPGPRPQSVETAVAMLADSSEAAVRVLDDPTPAMVRTAIEHLVEQKLHSRQLEEAPITLRDLDRIKDEFCRTMAGMYHNRIGYPRASGGIEPEFAPAERT, encoded by the coding sequence ATGCGGGATCGCCGGGGCGTGTTCGCGGGGTGGCATGTGTCCGAGGGGGGCTGGCGCGGCGCGGCGACGTACCACGTCCTGCGCTGGCTGCCGCTCGTGGGCGTCGCCGTCCTCACGTACTTCGTGTTCCCGCTCCCGGCTCACCTCGCGGCGCCGGCGCTCCGCGTGGGCGACGTGGCCGATCAGACGATTACCGCGCCGTTCTACTTCATCGTACCCAAGTCCGACGGCGAGCGCGCGCTCGAGGGGCAGGCGCGCGCGCTCGCCGCGCGCCCGGTCTATCGCTTTGACGGCGAAGCCTACGACTCCGTCACCGCGATGGTCGACACCTTTTTTGCCAACCTCGACCTTGCCGCGCAGGACGGCGAGAACGACGTGCGCAAAGTCGTGGAGAACGCGGGCACCCGGCTCGGGCCGCAGGAAGTGACCGCTCTCCTCGACCGTGGGCGCCGCCGCGCGGCGCAGGCGGCGCTTGCCTCGTTCTTCCGGGGAACGTTGTCCGAGGGCGTGGCGGATGCCGGCGTGATGCGCGCCGAGCCGAGCCGCTTCCTCGCGCTGCGTCGCGGCGAGGCCGAGCGGGTCGTGCCGCGCGACTCTATCCTGACCTTCCCCGATCTCCTGGCGCGAGCGGAGCAGCCGCATCCCGGCGTCTCCGACGAGGTGGGCCGGCGCACCGTCCGGCAGCTCGCGACCGCCTTCTACCGTCCCACCATCGTGCCCGATCCGGCGCTCACCAATCTGCGCCGGGAGGAGCTGCGCCTTTCCGTCGACACCGTCAAGTACTCGGTGCCCGCGGGCGAGCGGATCGTGCTCGCGGGGCGGCCGGTGACCGAAGAGGCGCGCGACAAGTTGCTCGGCCTGCGCGACGAGCTGCACCGCCGCGGCGAGGACGCGGTGGTGGCTCGCACGGTACTGGGCGGCCTGCTGTACAATGCGACCGTGCTGGCCGTGTTCTGGCTTCTCATCCTGCTCTATCTGCCGGAGACCTACGCCCAGTTGCGCGAAATGGTCTTCTTCGGCGTGCTCTTCGGGCTCGTGGTACTCCTCTCGGGCACGCTGACGCACGTCTTTCCCTGGCGCCCCGAGCTGCTCCCGATCCCCTTCGCGGCCATTCTCATCACGATGCTGTACAACGGCCGTACGGCCGTGGTGGCGGCGTTCACGCTCGCCATCCTGCTCGGCGGCCAGTGGGCCCTGCGAGAGAGCAACACCGTGTTCTTCGGCATGGTCGGTGGCGTGGCGGCGGCGCTCGGCATGCGCGTGGTGCGGCGGCGGCGCCACCTCTACGTGACGATCGGCGTCGTGGCGGGCGCCTATACGCTGGCGGCGCTCACGGCCGGTCTCATCGGGAGCTGGAACACCGGAGCCATCGCCACCACCGCCATTACCGGCTCGATCGTGGCGCTCTCGAGCGCGTCCTTCGCGCTGCTCATGGTACCGCTCGCAGAGTCGGCGACGCGGATCACGACCGACCTCACGCTGCTCGAGTTGTCCGACCTGGGCCGCCCGCTGCTCCAGCGGCTGGCGCTCGAGGCCCCCGGCACCTGGGCGCACAGCATCGCGATGGCCAACCTGTGCGAGGCGGCCTGCAACGTGATCGGCGCCAACGGGCTCCTGGCGCGGGTCGGCTGCTACTATCACGACATCGGGAAGCTCAGGAACCCGCAGTACTTCGTCGAGAACCAGACCCCGGGCAACAACCCGCACGACGCGCTGAGCCCCGAGGAATCGGCCAGCATCATCCGGGACCATGTCGCCTACGGCTCGCAGCTCGCCGAAGCGGCCGGATTGCCCAAGGTGGTCCGCGCGTTCATACCGGAGCATCATGGCACGACCGAGATCAACTACTTCCTGCACCGGGCCCGGCGGCGCTCGGCCGGTGCGGCAGTCGATGTGCGCGACTTCCGCTATCCGGGACCTCGGCCGCAGTCGGTCGAAACCGCCGTCGCCATGCTGGCCGATTCGTCCGAGGCGGCCGTGCGGGTGCTGGACGATCCGACGCCCGCGATGGTCCGCACCGCGATCGAGCACCTGGTCGAGCAGAAGCTTCACTCGCGCCAGCTCGAGGAGGCGCCGATCACGCTGCGCGATCTCGACCGCATCAAGGACGAGTTCTGCCGCACGATGGCGGGGATGTACCACAACCGGATCGGCTATCCGCGTGCGAGCGGCGGGATCGAGCCCGAGTTCGCGCCGGCCGAGCGCACCTGA
- a CDS encoding PhoH family protein, with translation MSDDVIQRVSTEGADPLLLAGVNDANLLELQRTLNVRVAFRGDALSISGAPEQVERATAVAQGLADLARMGESVTAEDVYRLAADGAQAEVPPAGEGKILLPGLRRAIVPKTQGQLEYLQAINANDIVVGIGPAGTGKTYLAVAKAVEALARKRVKRIILARPAVEAGESLGFLPGDLQAKVDPYLRPLYDALEDMMPHERVQRALESRTIEIAPLAYMRGRTLADAFIILDEAQNATGAQMKMFLTRLGVNSRTVVTGDKTQIDLPKREESGLIQIERILPGIDGLAFCYLHEADVVRHRLVREIIRAYAEDQGG, from the coding sequence ATGAGCGACGACGTTATCCAGCGGGTGTCCACTGAAGGCGCGGATCCGCTCCTGCTCGCCGGCGTCAACGATGCCAACCTGCTCGAGCTGCAGCGGACGCTCAACGTGCGGGTCGCGTTCCGCGGCGATGCGCTCTCGATCAGTGGCGCGCCCGAACAGGTGGAGCGCGCCACCGCGGTGGCGCAGGGTCTTGCCGATCTCGCGCGCATGGGTGAATCGGTCACGGCCGAGGACGTCTACCGTCTCGCGGCCGACGGCGCCCAGGCCGAGGTGCCGCCGGCGGGCGAGGGCAAGATCTTGCTCCCCGGGCTCCGGCGCGCCATCGTCCCCAAGACCCAGGGCCAGCTCGAGTACCTCCAGGCGATCAACGCCAACGATATCGTGGTCGGCATCGGGCCGGCCGGCACCGGCAAGACCTATCTCGCCGTGGCCAAGGCAGTGGAGGCGCTGGCGCGGAAGCGGGTAAAGCGAATCATCCTGGCGCGGCCCGCGGTCGAGGCGGGCGAGTCGCTCGGCTTTCTCCCGGGCGATCTCCAGGCCAAGGTCGATCCGTACCTCCGCCCGCTCTACGACGCGCTGGAGGACATGATGCCGCACGAGCGGGTGCAGCGGGCGCTGGAGAGCCGGACCATCGAGATCGCGCCGCTCGCCTACATGCGCGGGCGCACGCTCGCCGATGCGTTCATCATCCTCGACGAGGCGCAGAACGCCACCGGCGCGCAGATGAAGATGTTCCTCACCCGCCTCGGCGTGAACAGCCGGACGGTGGTCACGGGGGACAAGACTCAGATCGACCTTCCGAAACGGGAGGAATCGGGGCTGATTCAGATCGAGCGGATCCTGCCGGGCATCGACGGGCTTGCCTTCTGCTACCTGCACGAGGCGGACGTGGTGCGCCACCGGCTGGTCCGCGAAATCATCCGGGCCTACGCGGAGGACCAGGGCGGCTGA
- the aspS gene encoding aspartate--tRNA ligase, producing the protein MTATGMRTHRCGSLTRADVGQTVRLGGWVHRRRDLGGIVFIDLRDRDGLVQLSCNPAWTPPEVMERAAGLGAETVVLATGVVALRPEPSRDPRLVSREVEVHVTDLEVVGPADTPAIPVARKENEELPAEELRLKQRILDLRRPELQANMILRHRLLQRARRTLSDLDFLEIETPILTKPTPEGARDYLVPSRLHVGEFYALPQSPQIYKQLLMVAGYDRYFQIARCFRDEDLRADRQPEFTQIDLEASFVTAEDVQRIVERVLVALWAEAGITVGAPFPRLAWREAMERYGVDKPDLRYGLEINDLTPLVGADAAPFVLDARARGERLRGILAPGAADLTRKELDALTALAREAGAGGLIWARRTADGWEGQGVKAIGADALALLDEAGAGDLLVAAVGPDHGTSPALHAVRTALGRRPGTARTTSHAFCWIVDFPLFERDPATGRSVPAHHPFTAPHPEDRARLISDPASCRALHYDAVYNGNELGSGSIRITDPAVQRLIFELLGLSDEEIRRRFGFLLDGLAAGAPPHGGFALGFDRITMLLAGAGSLRDVIAFPKTTAARALFEGAPTPVDPDDLRALHLGVIGD; encoded by the coding sequence ATGACGGCCACGGGCATGCGGACCCACCGCTGCGGCTCGCTCACCCGCGCGGATGTGGGCCAGACCGTCCGGCTGGGTGGATGGGTGCATCGGCGGCGGGACCTGGGCGGCATCGTCTTCATCGATCTGCGCGACCGTGACGGCCTCGTCCAGCTCTCCTGCAATCCCGCGTGGACGCCGCCGGAGGTGATGGAGCGCGCGGCCGGGCTGGGCGCGGAAACCGTCGTTCTCGCCACCGGCGTCGTGGCGCTCCGCCCCGAGCCGTCGCGGGACCCGCGCCTGGTCTCGCGCGAGGTCGAAGTACACGTGACCGACCTCGAGGTGGTGGGCCCCGCTGACACGCCGGCCATTCCCGTCGCCCGGAAGGAAAACGAAGAGCTGCCGGCCGAAGAGCTGCGCTTGAAGCAGCGCATCCTCGACCTGCGCCGGCCCGAGCTGCAGGCGAACATGATCCTCCGACATCGGCTCCTGCAGCGGGCCCGCCGTACGCTCTCGGACCTCGATTTCCTAGAGATCGAGACTCCGATCCTCACCAAGCCCACGCCGGAAGGCGCCCGCGACTACCTCGTGCCGAGCCGGCTCCACGTGGGCGAGTTCTACGCGCTCCCCCAATCGCCGCAGATCTACAAGCAGCTCCTCATGGTGGCCGGGTACGACCGCTACTTCCAGATTGCCCGCTGCTTTCGCGACGAGGATCTGAGAGCGGACCGGCAGCCGGAGTTCACCCAGATCGACCTCGAGGCGTCGTTCGTGACGGCCGAGGATGTCCAGAGGATCGTGGAGCGCGTGCTGGTGGCGCTCTGGGCCGAGGCAGGCATCACGGTGGGCGCGCCCTTCCCGCGGCTCGCATGGCGCGAGGCAATGGAGCGGTACGGGGTCGACAAGCCGGATCTGCGCTATGGGCTCGAGATCAACGACCTCACACCTCTCGTCGGCGCCGACGCGGCGCCGTTCGTGCTCGACGCGCGCGCGCGGGGCGAGCGGCTGCGCGGCATCCTCGCGCCGGGCGCCGCGGACCTGACCCGCAAGGAGCTGGACGCGCTCACCGCGCTGGCGCGCGAGGCCGGGGCTGGGGGGCTCATCTGGGCGCGGCGCACCGCGGACGGCTGGGAAGGGCAGGGGGTGAAGGCGATCGGCGCGGACGCGCTGGCGTTGCTCGACGAGGCCGGCGCGGGCGATCTCCTTGTCGCCGCCGTCGGCCCCGACCATGGCACCTCGCCCGCGCTGCACGCCGTGCGCACGGCCCTGGGCCGGCGCCCCGGCACGGCGCGCACGACGTCGCACGCCTTCTGCTGGATCGTCGATTTCCCGCTCTTCGAGCGCGACCCCGCGACCGGTCGCTCCGTGCCGGCCCACCATCCGTTCACCGCCCCCCATCCGGAGGACCGCGCGCGTCTCATCAGCGATCCGGCGAGCTGCCGGGCGCTGCACTACGACGCGGTGTACAACGGCAACGAGCTGGGCAGCGGCTCCATCCGCATCACCGATCCCGCCGTGCAGCGGCTCATCTTCGAGCTGCTCGGCCTCTCGGACGAGGAGATCCGGCGGCGCTTCGGCTTCCTGCTCGACGGACTCGCCGCCGGCGCGCCACCCCACGGTGGGTTTGCCCTGGGCTTCGACCGGATCACGATGCTGCTCGCCGGCGCCGGCTCGTTGCGCGACGTGATTGCGTTTCCCAAGACCACGGCCGCGCGCGCTCTCTTCGAGGGCGCCCCCACGCCGGTCGATCCGGACGACCTGCGGGCGCTGCATCTCGGCGTGATCGGAGACTGA
- a CDS encoding PTS sugar transporter subunit IIA, translating to MLLSDLVTPERVLVPLAAEAKNAAIAELAKHLVACSGGTYEDVVRAVLEREDVLSTGIGFGVAIPHGKSASMPALGLVCGISRVPIAYGAVDGEPVRLFFLIVGPEASAGQHVKVLSRIARLVRQDAVRERLLRARTPVEFHEALLAAEER from the coding sequence GTGCTCCTGAGCGACCTGGTCACCCCGGAGCGCGTGCTTGTCCCGCTCGCGGCCGAGGCGAAGAACGCGGCGATCGCTGAGCTCGCGAAGCATCTGGTCGCGTGCTCGGGCGGGACGTATGAAGACGTCGTGCGGGCCGTGCTCGAGCGTGAAGACGTGCTGAGCACCGGCATCGGCTTCGGCGTCGCCATTCCGCACGGCAAGTCGGCCAGCATGCCGGCGCTGGGGCTCGTGTGCGGCATCAGCCGCGTCCCGATTGCGTACGGCGCGGTGGACGGCGAGCCGGTGCGGCTCTTCTTCCTGATCGTCGGGCCGGAAGCATCGGCGGGGCAGCACGTCAAGGTGTTGAGCCGGATCGCCCGGCTGGTGCGGCAGGACGCGGTGCGCGAACGATTGCTGCGGGCGCGCACGCCGGTCGAGTTCCACGAGGCCCTGCTCGCCGCGGAGGAGCGATAA